A stretch of Amycolatopsis balhimycina FH 1894 DNA encodes these proteins:
- a CDS encoding DUF2786 domain-containing protein: MGKRKQVRVGPPPTTVEGFGDALLAATPGDADRLAPGFTLPAELAEAADRTGRQLIGRACRGGWLPEDLHQAARRRLDEFAGSYLLDTLAAYAGQFTAVHPDWQEQLEAAGAVRWWTETEPHLPQWAAKHILTPSEAVAAVIEAFGLLKTLPPVTVVLPAPGTPLERPVRHHVDEKKLSRVRALLAKAESSSFPEEAEALSAKAQELMTRHALDRVLVEAGEAAPDRPAARRIWLDTPYTDAKSLLVHVVATANRCRAVFDPRWEFVTVIGDEDDLDSVALLTTSLLVQATRAMITDPAGRSRDFRKSFLVSYAARIGERLEKAAEATIAQEPELLPVLASHEKQVAATFTELFPEVVSKSVTVRSHEGWGAGREAADRARLGE, encoded by the coding sequence GTGGGCAAGCGCAAGCAGGTTCGCGTCGGCCCGCCGCCGACGACGGTCGAAGGATTCGGCGACGCGCTGCTCGCCGCCACCCCGGGCGACGCCGACCGGCTGGCGCCCGGTTTCACGCTGCCGGCCGAACTCGCCGAAGCCGCGGACCGGACCGGCCGGCAGCTGATCGGCCGGGCGTGCCGGGGTGGCTGGCTGCCCGAAGATCTCCATCAAGCCGCGCGACGCCGCCTCGACGAGTTCGCCGGCTCCTACCTGCTCGACACGCTCGCCGCCTACGCCGGGCAGTTCACCGCCGTGCACCCGGACTGGCAAGAGCAGCTCGAAGCTGCGGGCGCCGTCCGCTGGTGGACGGAGACCGAGCCGCACCTGCCGCAGTGGGCGGCGAAGCACATCCTGACGCCGTCCGAAGCCGTCGCGGCGGTCATCGAAGCCTTCGGCCTGCTGAAGACACTGCCGCCGGTGACCGTCGTTCTGCCCGCTCCGGGGACCCCGCTGGAGCGTCCGGTGCGGCACCACGTCGACGAAAAGAAGCTGAGCCGGGTCCGTGCGCTGCTCGCCAAGGCCGAGTCGAGCTCGTTCCCGGAGGAGGCCGAGGCCCTTTCGGCGAAGGCGCAGGAGCTGATGACCCGCCACGCACTCGACCGCGTGCTGGTCGAGGCCGGCGAGGCCGCGCCCGACCGGCCCGCGGCCCGCCGGATCTGGCTCGACACGCCGTACACCGACGCCAAGTCGCTGCTGGTCCACGTGGTCGCGACGGCCAACCGCTGCCGCGCGGTCTTCGACCCGCGCTGGGAATTCGTCACCGTCATCGGCGACGAGGACGACCTGGACTCGGTCGCGCTGCTGACGACGTCGCTGCTCGTCCAGGCGACGCGGGCGATGATCACCGACCCGGCCGGCCGATCCCGGGATTTCCGGAAGTCCTTCCTCGTCTCCTACGCCGCCCGGATCGGCGAGCGGCTCGAGAAGGCGGCGGAAGCGACGATCGCCCAAGAGCCGGAATTGCTGCCGGTGCTGGCTTCGCACGAGAAGCAGGTGGCAGCGACGTTCACCGAGCTGTTCCCCGAAGTGGTGAGCAAATCGGTGACCGTGCGCAGCCACGAAGGCTGGGGCG
- the dctA gene encoding C4-dicarboxylate transporter DctA — MAENKKRWWTSLFVQLLVAVVAGVLVGHFWPSLGAQLKPVGDGFIRLIKMIIAPLIFCVVVTGIAAVGDIKAVGRIGLKAIIYFEVVTTFALLFGLVVANVFRPGAGLDINPATLDPKAVAGQTKGGQLPSAGDFLLHTIPDSVVNAFAQNQLLQVLVFAVFFGVALAAIGRERAPLVLDFVDQVQKVIFKVMGWIMRVAPLGAFGAMAFIIGQYGLSTLGTYAKLIAACYGAAVLFTLVLAAISRFYAGVSVWKFLRYAREEFLLALGTASTESVMPRIMGKLTEAGCSRAATGLVIPTGYSFNLDGATIYLSISTVFLAQAFGVEMSLGQQLLAVLILMLTSKGMAGVPGSSFLALSATAAAIGAFPVAGVALLLGADRLMDSMRVFVNLLGNCVATFVVAKSEGQLDRDKMRETLEGAVPVAA, encoded by the coding sequence ATGGCGGAGAACAAGAAGCGCTGGTGGACGTCCCTGTTCGTGCAGCTGCTGGTGGCGGTCGTGGCCGGGGTGCTCGTCGGGCACTTCTGGCCGTCCTTGGGTGCGCAGCTCAAACCGGTCGGCGACGGGTTCATCCGGCTGATCAAGATGATCATCGCGCCGCTGATCTTCTGTGTCGTGGTGACCGGGATCGCGGCCGTCGGCGACATCAAAGCGGTCGGACGAATCGGGCTCAAGGCGATCATCTACTTCGAGGTCGTCACGACGTTCGCGTTGCTGTTCGGCCTGGTCGTGGCGAACGTCTTCCGCCCCGGCGCCGGGCTGGACATCAACCCGGCGACCCTCGACCCGAAGGCCGTGGCGGGCCAGACGAAGGGCGGGCAGCTGCCGTCGGCCGGCGACTTCCTGCTGCACACCATCCCGGACAGCGTCGTGAACGCGTTCGCGCAGAACCAGCTGCTGCAGGTGCTCGTGTTCGCGGTGTTCTTCGGCGTGGCGCTGGCCGCGATCGGGCGGGAGCGGGCACCGCTGGTGCTGGACTTCGTCGACCAGGTGCAGAAGGTCATCTTCAAGGTGATGGGCTGGATCATGCGGGTCGCGCCGCTGGGCGCGTTCGGCGCGATGGCCTTCATCATCGGCCAGTACGGGCTGTCCACTTTGGGCACCTACGCGAAGCTGATCGCCGCCTGCTACGGCGCGGCCGTGCTCTTCACGCTGGTCCTCGCCGCGATTTCCCGGTTCTACGCCGGGGTTTCGGTCTGGAAGTTCCTCCGCTACGCCCGGGAGGAGTTCCTGCTGGCGCTCGGCACGGCGTCGACCGAGTCGGTGATGCCGCGGATCATGGGCAAGCTGACCGAGGCGGGCTGCTCGCGCGCGGCGACCGGGCTGGTCATCCCGACCGGGTACTCGTTCAACCTCGACGGCGCGACGATCTACCTCTCGATCAGCACCGTGTTCCTGGCACAGGCGTTCGGCGTGGAGATGTCACTCGGCCAGCAGCTGCTGGCGGTGCTGATCCTGATGCTGACGTCGAAGGGCATGGCGGGCGTCCCGGGCTCGAGCTTCCTCGCGCTGTCGGCGACGGCCGCCGCGATCGGCGCGTTCCCGGTGGCGGGCGTGGCCCTGCTGCTGGGCGCGGACCGCCTGATGGACTCGATGCGCGTGTTCGTCAACCTGCTCGGCAACTGCGTCGCGACGTTCGTGGTGGCGAAGTCCGAAGGCCAGCTGGACCGCGACAAGATGCGCGAGACCCTGGAGGGAGCCGTGCCGGTCGCGGCCTGA
- a CDS encoding PucR family transcriptional regulator yields the protein MTTVKTLLGLPGLRLRPRAGAELLDRTVTRIYVTELPDPGRYLSAGELVLSGLLWWREPGDAEPFVAALARSGAAALAASGADSGGIPDDVVSACARHRIPLLEVPADLSFSVITEQVVLALAAASDSARKRLLAAAEAPVETLLERASAELGLPCWVLSAFGRVVAGTTPLPMPAVEVVRRHAGREPGPLTVVPVEGRHAVPWLIALGGPLSTAQAELAEELAGLVGVTRARATQPEAELPGEVRVVALRTEGSDESRDVLRELLPGGTLIESTGDTSYAATGRWPDSATGELSTAEPLLRANRILCGVSDPAPRAEGREIARYALEAAARRAGRVAVVEAGDVAAHRLLLAGAPDGLRAALRRRVLGPLLAYDAEQHTDLVRTVRVFLECSGSPTRAAKALHVHVNTLRYRIGRAGELLGADLTEFTDQLDVYLALRAGDQPGG from the coding sequence ATGACGACCGTGAAAACTCTCCTGGGCCTGCCGGGGCTGCGGCTGCGCCCGCGGGCCGGGGCCGAGCTGCTCGACCGGACGGTGACCCGCATCTACGTCACGGAGCTGCCCGACCCCGGACGCTACCTTTCGGCCGGTGAGCTGGTGCTTTCCGGCCTGCTCTGGTGGCGCGAACCGGGTGACGCCGAGCCGTTCGTGGCCGCGCTGGCCCGGTCGGGCGCGGCGGCGCTGGCCGCGTCCGGCGCCGACTCGGGCGGCATCCCGGACGACGTGGTCTCCGCCTGCGCGCGGCACCGCATCCCGCTGCTGGAAGTGCCCGCCGACCTGTCGTTCTCGGTGATCACCGAGCAGGTGGTGCTGGCGCTGGCGGCCGCGTCCGACAGCGCGCGCAAACGTTTGCTGGCCGCCGCGGAGGCACCCGTCGAGACGCTGCTGGAGCGTGCTTCGGCGGAGCTCGGGCTGCCGTGCTGGGTGCTGTCGGCGTTCGGCCGGGTGGTCGCGGGCACGACACCGCTGCCGATGCCCGCCGTCGAGGTCGTCCGGCGCCACGCGGGCCGGGAACCCGGGCCCCTGACCGTGGTCCCGGTCGAAGGGCGGCACGCCGTGCCGTGGCTGATCGCCCTCGGCGGGCCGCTGAGCACCGCGCAGGCCGAACTGGCCGAGGAGCTCGCCGGGCTCGTGGGGGTCACGCGAGCGCGTGCCACGCAGCCTGAAGCCGAGCTGCCCGGCGAAGTGCGCGTTGTCGCGTTGCGGACCGAAGGCAGCGACGAGAGCCGGGACGTCCTGCGGGAGCTGCTCCCCGGAGGAACCCTGATCGAGTCCACCGGGGACACGTCGTATGCGGCGACCGGGCGATGGCCGGACTCGGCGACCGGCGAACTGTCCACCGCGGAACCGTTGCTGCGGGCGAACCGGATCCTTTGCGGCGTCAGCGATCCCGCACCGCGGGCCGAGGGCCGGGAGATCGCGCGGTACGCACTGGAAGCGGCGGCCCGGCGCGCGGGCCGCGTCGCGGTCGTCGAGGCCGGCGACGTGGCCGCGCACCGGCTGCTGCTGGCCGGCGCCCCGGACGGGCTGCGCGCGGCGCTGCGCCGCCGGGTGCTCGGGCCGCTGCTCGCCTACGACGCCGAGCAGCACACGGACCTGGTGCGCACGGTCCGGGTGTTCCTCGAGTGCTCGGGCTCGCCGACGCGGGCGGCGAAGGCCCTGCACGTCCACGTCAACACGCTGCGCTACCGCATCGGCCGGGCGGGCGAGCTGCTGGGCGCGGACCTGACCGAGTTCACCGACCAGCTCGACGTCTACCTCGCCTTGCGCGCCGGCGACCAGCCGGGCGGCTGA
- a CDS encoding FAD binding domain-containing protein, with amino-acid sequence MEFLRPATLAEALALKAERPDAVPIAGGTDVMVELNFDHRRPEALLDLTRVGELAEWSTSDGTVRLGAGVPYTRVIAELGESLPALAMASRTVGSPQIRNRGTVGGNLGAASPAGDTHPVLLVLDARIEAASVRGTRLLRAEDFYVGVKRHALAPDELITAVHLPADAGPQQFAKVGTRNAMVIAVCSFALSLRDGEVGAAIGSAAPTPRRAPAAEQFLAAELPWTSSEPLPDSLKRRFGDLVGEAASPIDDVRGSAAYRKHALGVLARRTLTWAWDEHRTGERACA; translated from the coding sequence GTGGAGTTCCTGCGCCCCGCGACGCTCGCCGAGGCCCTGGCCCTCAAGGCCGAGCGGCCGGACGCGGTGCCGATCGCCGGCGGCACCGACGTCATGGTCGAGCTCAATTTCGACCACCGGCGCCCCGAGGCGCTGCTCGACCTCACCCGGGTGGGCGAGCTGGCGGAGTGGTCCACATCGGACGGCACGGTCCGGCTCGGCGCGGGCGTCCCGTACACCCGGGTCATCGCTGAACTGGGTGAATCTCTCCCGGCCCTGGCCATGGCGTCCCGCACGGTCGGGTCGCCGCAGATCCGCAACCGCGGCACGGTCGGCGGCAACCTCGGCGCCGCCTCGCCCGCCGGCGACACCCATCCGGTGCTGCTCGTCCTGGACGCGCGGATCGAGGCCGCCTCCGTGCGGGGGACCCGGCTCCTCCGCGCGGAGGATTTCTACGTCGGCGTGAAACGCCACGCGCTCGCCCCGGACGAGCTGATCACCGCCGTCCACCTGCCCGCGGACGCCGGCCCGCAGCAGTTCGCCAAGGTCGGGACGCGCAACGCGATGGTCATCGCGGTCTGCTCCTTCGCCCTGTCCCTCCGCGACGGCGAGGTGGGCGCGGCGATCGGGTCCGCCGCCCCGACCCCGCGCCGGGCACCGGCGGCTGAGCAGTTCCTGGCGGCCGAGCTGCCGTGGACGTCGTCCGAGCCGCTGCCGGACTCGCTGAAACGCCGCTTCGGCGACCTGGTGGGCGAAGCCGCGTCGCCGATCGACGACGTCCGGGGCAGTGCCGCGTATCGGAAGCACGCCCTGGGGGTACTCGCGCGGCGGACCTTGACCTGGGCCTGGGACGAACACCGGACGGGGGAGCGCGCATGCGCCTGA
- a CDS encoding (2Fe-2S)-binding protein, with protein MRLNVVINGENRQADDVWEGESLLYVLRERLGLPGSKNACEQGECGSCTVYLDDVPVCACLVAAGQAEGRAVRTVEGLADGDTLDPVQQSFVDAGAVQCGFCTPGLVVAAHDLLNRVPDPSDEEIREALAGNLCRCTGYEKILDAVRAAAKDGVA; from the coding sequence ATGCGCCTGAATGTCGTGATCAACGGCGAAAACCGGCAGGCGGACGACGTCTGGGAAGGCGAAAGCCTGCTCTACGTGCTGCGTGAGCGGCTGGGCCTGCCGGGCTCGAAGAACGCCTGTGAGCAGGGTGAATGCGGGTCCTGCACGGTCTACCTCGACGACGTCCCGGTGTGCGCCTGCCTGGTCGCGGCCGGGCAGGCCGAGGGCCGTGCGGTGCGCACGGTCGAGGGGCTGGCCGACGGCGACACCCTCGACCCGGTCCAGCAGTCCTTTGTGGACGCGGGTGCGGTGCAGTGCGGCTTCTGCACGCCGGGTCTGGTCGTCGCCGCGCACGACCTGCTGAACCGCGTCCCCGATCCGAGTGACGAGGAGATCCGCGAGGCACTGGCCGGCAACCTCTGCCGGTGCACCGGCTACGAGAAGATCCTCGACGCGGTGCGCGCGGCCGCGAAGGATGGTGTCGCATGA
- a CDS encoding 8-oxoguanine deaminase: protein MKTLIANAAIATVSGEEYASGHVVIENDRIAEVGEGVYTGEFDERVDAEGCLVTPGLINTHHHLYQWATRGMAADHTLFEWLVALYPVWGRLDDGITHAAGTAGMARLALTGCTTVADHHYVFPRDGGDQVAALAAARQRIGVRLHVVRGSMDRGESDGGLPPDNLVETTEDALTGTEAAIDRFHDDSPGAHLQIAAGPCSPFSVTERLMSGAAELARRKGVRLHTHLAETDDEERQCLAEVGCTPAEYADKLGWLADDVWLAHTIHLAPEAIRRFGATGTGSAHCPTSNGRIGAGIAPVRDLLDAGVAVGLGADGAASNESGGLGEELHQALLQARQRGGPRGLTTREALWMGTMGGARCLGRVDDLGSLEPGKLADLAVWDLTGLNYAGITDPVAALVLGTTPPLRRLFVGGKAVVEDGTLREADESTIARELAAASARLREGR from the coding sequence ATGAAGACGCTCATCGCCAACGCGGCGATCGCCACGGTCAGCGGCGAGGAGTACGCGAGCGGGCACGTCGTCATCGAGAACGACCGGATCGCCGAAGTCGGCGAAGGCGTCTACACCGGCGAGTTCGACGAGCGCGTCGATGCCGAAGGCTGCCTGGTCACGCCCGGCCTGATCAACACCCACCACCATCTCTACCAGTGGGCCACCCGCGGCATGGCCGCCGACCACACGCTTTTCGAGTGGCTGGTGGCGCTCTACCCGGTCTGGGGCCGTCTCGACGACGGGATCACGCACGCCGCCGGCACCGCCGGGATGGCGCGGCTGGCCCTGACCGGCTGCACCACGGTCGCCGACCACCACTACGTCTTCCCGCGCGACGGCGGCGACCAGGTCGCGGCGCTGGCCGCGGCTCGCCAGCGGATCGGCGTCCGGCTGCACGTAGTGCGCGGGTCGATGGACCGCGGCGAGTCCGACGGCGGCCTGCCGCCGGACAACCTCGTCGAGACGACCGAAGACGCGCTGACCGGCACGGAGGCGGCGATCGATCGCTTCCACGACGATTCGCCCGGCGCCCACCTGCAGATCGCCGCGGGACCCTGCTCGCCGTTCTCGGTCACCGAACGGCTGATGTCCGGCGCGGCCGAGCTGGCGCGGCGTAAAGGCGTCCGCCTGCACACCCACCTCGCGGAGACCGACGACGAAGAGCGGCAGTGCCTCGCCGAAGTCGGCTGCACGCCCGCCGAGTACGCCGACAAGCTCGGCTGGCTCGCCGACGACGTCTGGCTCGCCCACACCATCCACCTCGCGCCCGAAGCGATCCGCCGGTTCGGCGCCACCGGCACCGGGTCGGCGCACTGCCCGACGTCCAACGGCCGCATCGGCGCCGGCATCGCCCCGGTCCGCGATCTCCTCGACGCCGGGGTCGCGGTCGGCCTGGGCGCCGACGGTGCCGCGTCCAACGAGTCCGGTGGCCTGGGCGAGGAGCTGCACCAGGCGTTGCTGCAGGCCCGCCAGCGCGGCGGGCCACGCGGCCTGACCACGCGCGAAGCGCTGTGGATGGGCACGATGGGCGGCGCCCGCTGCCTCGGCCGCGTGGACGACCTGGGCTCGCTCGAACCCGGGAAGCTCGCCGACCTCGCCGTCTGGGACCTGACCGGGCTGAACTACGCGGGCATCACCGACCCGGTCGCGGCGCTGGTCCTCGGCACCACGCCGCCGCTGCGGCGCCTGTTCGTCGGCGGCAAGGCCGTCGTCGAGGACGGCACGCTGCGCGAAGCCGACGAGTCCACGATCGCCCGCGAGCTGGCCGCCGCGAGCGCCCGGCTGAGGGAGGGCCGATGA
- the pucD gene encoding xanthine dehydrogenase subunit D: MTTSVTTTQTAGGVGASPRRPDATVKVRGEFAYSSDLWHEDMVWGVTLRSPHPYARITGIDIAEALAVPGVYAVLTHEDVPGVNRYGLEHADQPVLADDVVRYQGEPVALVAADHPETARRAMKRIVVSYEVLSPITDSEAAVAGEGPSLHGGGNVVRHVKIRRGPQDVAADVVVSGVYEVGMQDQAFLGPESGLAVPDTEGGVDLYVATQWLHVDQQQIVAALGLPIEKVRLTLGGVGGAFGGREDLSMQVHACLLALHTGKPVKMVYNREESFYGHVHRHPAKMYYEHGATQDGRLVYVKTRLYLDGGAYASSTGAVVANAATLGVGPYAVDSISVNCWGVYTNNPPCGAMRGFGAVQAAFGYESQMDKLAVACGLDPVDIRVRNAMSEGDLMPTGQVVDAEAPVAELLARVREMPMPPERPFDLRHMPGGVSNTTHGEGVVRGVGYAVGIKNVCFSEGFDDYSTARVRLQLVGGEAAATVHTAACEVGQGLVTIMQQIVRTELGVEQVTILPMDTSIGNGGSTSASRQTYVTGGAVQAACAAVRARLLSRFDQRVRVLGGKLVAADGQVLADLVDVLGDDVYDEVVEWRHRPTAPVDPETGQGNAHVQYAFAAHRAVVDVDTELGLVKVVALDCAQDVGKALNPQAVLGQIQGGSAQGLGLAVMEEIQTSGGKIRNPSFTDYLIPTVLDMPPMTIDVLERPDPHAPYGLRGVGEPPTISSTPAIVAAIRAATGLALTRVPVRPEHLTGT, from the coding sequence ATGACCACTTCCGTCACCACCACGCAGACGGCCGGCGGCGTCGGTGCTTCGCCGCGGCGTCCCGACGCCACGGTGAAGGTCCGCGGCGAGTTCGCCTACTCCTCGGACCTGTGGCACGAGGACATGGTGTGGGGCGTGACGCTGCGCAGCCCGCACCCGTACGCCCGGATCACCGGCATCGACATCGCGGAAGCTCTTGCCGTGCCCGGGGTCTACGCGGTGCTGACGCACGAGGACGTCCCCGGCGTCAACCGCTACGGCCTCGAGCACGCCGACCAGCCGGTGCTCGCGGACGACGTCGTCCGGTACCAGGGGGAGCCGGTGGCGCTGGTCGCCGCCGACCACCCGGAGACCGCGCGTCGCGCGATGAAGCGGATCGTCGTTTCCTACGAAGTGCTTTCGCCGATTACTGACTCCGAAGCGGCTGTCGCGGGCGAAGGGCCTTCGCTGCACGGAGGCGGCAATGTCGTCCGGCACGTGAAGATCCGCCGCGGCCCGCAGGACGTCGCCGCCGACGTCGTCGTCTCCGGTGTCTACGAGGTCGGCATGCAGGACCAGGCCTTCCTCGGGCCGGAGTCCGGGCTGGCCGTGCCGGACACCGAAGGCGGCGTCGACCTGTACGTCGCGACGCAGTGGCTGCACGTCGACCAGCAGCAGATCGTCGCCGCTCTGGGGCTCCCGATCGAGAAGGTGCGGCTGACCCTCGGCGGCGTCGGCGGTGCGTTCGGCGGCCGGGAAGACCTGTCGATGCAGGTGCACGCGTGCCTGCTGGCCCTGCACACCGGCAAGCCGGTGAAGATGGTCTACAACCGCGAAGAGTCCTTCTACGGCCACGTCCACCGCCACCCCGCGAAGATGTACTACGAGCACGGCGCCACTCAGGACGGCCGTCTCGTCTACGTGAAGACGCGGCTGTACCTCGACGGAGGCGCGTACGCGTCTTCAACGGGAGCAGTGGTGGCGAACGCCGCGACCCTGGGCGTCGGACCGTATGCAGTAGACAGTATTTCGGTGAACTGCTGGGGAGTGTATACAAACAACCCGCCGTGTGGCGCGATGCGCGGATTCGGCGCGGTGCAGGCGGCATTCGGCTACGAGTCGCAAATGGACAAGCTGGCGGTCGCCTGTGGACTGGATCCTGTCGACATCCGCGTCCGCAACGCGATGAGCGAGGGCGACCTCATGCCGACCGGCCAGGTCGTCGACGCGGAAGCGCCGGTCGCCGAGCTGCTGGCCCGCGTGCGGGAGATGCCGATGCCCCCGGAGCGGCCGTTCGACCTGCGGCACATGCCGGGCGGCGTCTCCAACACGACCCACGGCGAAGGCGTCGTCCGCGGCGTCGGGTACGCCGTCGGGATCAAGAACGTCTGCTTCTCCGAAGGCTTCGACGACTACTCGACCGCGCGGGTGCGGCTGCAGCTGGTCGGCGGGGAGGCGGCCGCGACCGTGCACACCGCGGCCTGCGAGGTCGGGCAGGGCCTGGTGACGATCATGCAGCAGATCGTGCGCACCGAGCTGGGTGTCGAGCAGGTGACGATCCTGCCGATGGACACCTCGATCGGCAACGGCGGCTCGACGTCGGCGTCGCGCCAGACCTACGTCACCGGCGGTGCCGTGCAGGCCGCGTGCGCGGCGGTGCGGGCACGGCTGCTGTCGCGGTTCGACCAGCGGGTGCGCGTCCTCGGCGGCAAGCTCGTCGCGGCCGACGGCCAGGTGCTCGCCGACCTGGTGGACGTCCTGGGCGACGACGTCTACGACGAGGTCGTGGAGTGGCGGCACCGGCCGACGGCCCCGGTGGATCCCGAGACGGGGCAAGGGAACGCGCACGTGCAGTACGCGTTCGCCGCGCACCGGGCGGTCGTGGACGTGGACACGGAACTGGGCCTGGTGAAGGTGGTCGCGCTGGACTGCGCCCAGGACGTCGGCAAGGCGCTGAACCCCCAGGCCGTGCTGGGCCAGATCCAGGGCGGCTCGGCGCAGGGCCTGGGGCTCGCGGTGATGGAGGAGATCCAGACCTCCGGCGGGAAGATCCGGAACCCCTCCTTCACCGACTACCTGATCCCGACGGTCCTCGACATGCCGCCGATGACCATCGACGTCCTCGAACGCCCCGATCCGCACGCGCCGTACGGCCTGCGCGGGGTCGGCGAGCCGCCGACGATCTCGTCGACCCCGGCGATCGTGGCGGCGATCCGCGCCGCGACCGGGCTCGCGCTCACCCGCGTCCCGGTCCGGCCGGAGCACCTCACGGGCACCTGA
- a CDS encoding glycoside hydrolase family 27 protein: MRRVLATAAAAIATVGIFSPPAEALENGLARTPPMGWNTWNTFECDINETLVKQTTDLMVSSGMRDRGYTYVNLDDCWMTKSRDSNGNLVADPAKFPSGLQALGDYIHARGMKFGIYESAGTETCQHYPGSLGHEQADADIFASWGVDYLKYDNCGSPANETQQDYIRRYSAMRDALKATSRPIAYSICEWGNFSPSTWAPDVGNLWRTTGDITNNWGSIDSIYHQNAGLASAAKPGAWNDPDMLEVGDGMDFQEDRAHFTLWAAMAAPLIAGADLRSASVATFSTYLNGDVIAVDQDPLGKQARRIATGGGLDVLAKPLQNGDVAVVLFNENGTTKTVSTTAAAAGLPAASSYRLTNLWSKELTTSTGTISADVPSHSTVIYRVTPGSGSSIGTAHPVQGASSSRCIDVNGGSPTAGAKVDIWDCDGGANQSWTFTGAGELTADGLCLDASEGGTAAGTKLIAWTCHGGANQQFKLNPDGSITGTQSGLCVDVTGGDKPAGNVNGVQLELWGCNDDANQNWQLKG; this comes from the coding sequence ATGCGCCGAGTCCTCGCCACCGCAGCAGCCGCCATAGCCACCGTAGGAATCTTCAGCCCACCTGCCGAAGCCCTCGAGAACGGCCTCGCCCGGACACCGCCGATGGGCTGGAACACCTGGAACACCTTCGAGTGCGACATCAACGAGACGCTCGTCAAGCAGACCACCGACCTCATGGTCAGCTCCGGGATGCGCGACCGCGGCTACACCTACGTCAACCTCGACGACTGCTGGATGACCAAGTCCCGTGACAGCAACGGCAACCTCGTCGCCGATCCCGCGAAGTTCCCCAGCGGCCTGCAGGCCCTCGGCGACTACATCCACGCGCGGGGCATGAAGTTCGGCATCTACGAAAGCGCGGGCACCGAAACCTGCCAGCACTACCCGGGCAGCCTCGGCCACGAACAGGCCGACGCCGACATCTTCGCGAGCTGGGGCGTCGACTACCTCAAGTACGACAACTGCGGCAGCCCGGCCAACGAGACCCAGCAGGACTACATCCGCCGCTACTCCGCGATGCGCGACGCGCTGAAGGCCACCAGCCGCCCGATCGCCTACAGCATCTGCGAGTGGGGGAACTTCTCGCCGTCGACCTGGGCGCCGGACGTCGGCAACCTGTGGCGCACCACCGGCGACATCACCAACAACTGGGGCAGCATCGACTCGATCTACCACCAGAACGCCGGGCTCGCGTCCGCCGCCAAGCCCGGTGCCTGGAACGACCCCGACATGCTCGAAGTCGGCGACGGCATGGACTTCCAGGAGGACCGCGCCCACTTCACGCTCTGGGCCGCGATGGCCGCGCCGCTCATCGCGGGCGCCGACCTCCGCTCTGCCAGCGTCGCCACCTTCTCGACCTACCTCAACGGAGACGTCATCGCCGTCGACCAGGACCCGCTCGGCAAGCAGGCCCGGCGCATCGCCACCGGCGGCGGTCTGGACGTCCTGGCGAAGCCGCTGCAGAACGGGGATGTCGCCGTGGTGCTGTTCAACGAGAACGGCACCACGAAGACCGTCTCGACGACGGCCGCCGCGGCCGGGCTGCCCGCCGCGTCGAGCTACCGGCTGACCAACCTGTGGTCGAAGGAACTCACCACCAGCACCGGCACGATCAGCGCGGACGTCCCGTCGCACAGCACCGTGATCTACCGCGTCACGCCCGGGTCGGGCAGCAGCATCGGCACCGCGCACCCGGTTCAGGGCGCGTCCTCCTCGCGCTGCATCGACGTCAACGGCGGCTCGCCGACAGCCGGCGCCAAGGTCGACATCTGGGACTGCGACGGCGGCGCGAACCAGTCGTGGACGTTCACCGGCGCCGGTGAGCTGACGGCGGATGGCCTCTGCCTCGACGCCAGCGAGGGCGGCACCGCGGCCGGGACGAAGCTCATCGCCTGGACGTGCCACGGCGGCGCGAACCAGCAGTTCAAGCTCAACCCCGACGGCTCCATCACCGGCACCCAGTCCGGCCTGTGCGTCGACGTCACCGGCGGCGACAAGCCCGCCGGCAACGTCAACGGCGTCCAGCTCGAACTGTGGGGCTGCAACGACGACGCCAACCAGAACTGGCAGCTCAAGGGCTGA
- a CDS encoding TetR/AcrR family transcriptional regulator — protein sequence MAAGAELFRRNGYAGTGLKQIVSEANAPFGSLYHFFPGGKEQLGEEVIRTSGLAYIALFDLFIAPAEDVISGIEAFFAAGIATLEATGYVEGCPIATVALEVAATNEPLRKATADVFTAWIDAGTEKFARFGLETAAARTLTITAVNNLEGAFVLCRSLRDTEAMAVAGAATVDVARRLLNENAQL from the coding sequence ATGGCCGCCGGCGCCGAGTTGTTCCGGCGCAACGGCTACGCCGGTACCGGGCTGAAGCAGATCGTGAGCGAGGCCAACGCACCCTTCGGGTCGCTGTACCACTTCTTCCCCGGTGGCAAGGAACAGCTCGGCGAGGAGGTCATCCGCACCTCCGGGCTCGCCTACATCGCGCTGTTCGACCTCTTCATCGCGCCCGCCGAAGACGTCATCAGCGGCATCGAAGCCTTCTTCGCCGCCGGGATCGCCACCCTCGAAGCCACCGGCTACGTCGAGGGCTGCCCGATCGCGACCGTTGCTCTCGAGGTCGCCGCCACCAACGAACCTCTCCGGAAAGCCACCGCCGACGTCTTCACCGCGTGGATCGACGCCGGGACCGAGAAGTTCGCGCGCTTCGGCCTCGAAACGGCGGCCGCCCGGACGCTCACCATCACCGCCGTCAACAACCTCGAAGGCGCCTTCGTGCTCTGCCGCTCGCTGCGGGACACCGAAGCGATGGCCGTCGCGGGCGCTGCGACCGTTGACGTCGCGCGTCGGCTTCTCAACGAGAACGCACAACTTTAG